Genomic segment of Ficedula albicollis isolate OC2 chromosome 3, FicAlb1.5, whole genome shotgun sequence:
AGCTAAATTTATGGTTTGAAAATAGTTTATTTAACCCAGTGGAAACTTCTGGGTGCACACCTTGAATAGTGCAATACTTGTTTTGAGTAACCTATTATTTCAAATGCCAAATAACCGCTATAAGCTAAAAGCCAGAGCTTCTGTGATTGTGGTTATTGTAGTACATTAAACAGGCAAACACTTGTACTTAATACAACTTACTTACCTATGCTGTTGAATTGTTAGCATAGTATCTGGCACATTTTTGGTCCCGGGCAAATAGAACTCCCTGAGCCTGAGATGTGAAGCTTCCCCTAGTTAAAAAACTTGGGACCAGCAGGGAGACCCGTTGAAAGCCTGGCATGGTCAAAGCAGCATGCTACAAAGGCTTCATGCCAACCTTGGGAGCAAGACCAGTTCTTTCCACACACCAGTGCAGATCCCTAGCCACTGTCCTTGATATCTGGTCAGAAGAAATCCAGCATTGAACCCCTCTACAGACACACTGGAAGGTGAAGACCTTCCTGCCAGagtggggaaggagctgggacaATGAGGAGCAGTAGAGAGTGCACATGCCCCACAGTTTATCTGCTGCCCAAGACATCTAAGAGAAACCTTGGTGCAGGCTGAGCTTGCCAAGCCATACAAGAATACTTGGAAGAGGTCTCGCCTGCATTGTGGCTGagctcagaaagaaaactgtgtCTAAAGACATTCTGTCAGGGAAAgctaaaatgaacaaaaataagatagaaatgtaattaattagatcaaaattaaatttgcagGTCTGGTGGCTGGGACTCTTACAATGTGGGAGAACAGTGCAGCGTACACAAACCATTTATAGCTCTAAATGCAAGAGCACAGGTACTAAAAGCCCAAATCTGCGTGTCTTTCACAAGAATAGGTTATATAGAGAGAGTGATACTGTAACCAGGATTGTATTTGAGCTTATTGATATCCAGAGAGAAGAATTAAATGGTGGTGAAAAGGATAGGGAAGTTTTATAAAAAAGATCAAGCGTTTTATGTCTATGTATTGAGCTTAAGATGGTgagaacacaaagaaaaaaggtgtGGTTTAATAGGATGGATtgataaaaaaagataaattagtCATCCCGATAAAGGGACCTCTGGAATGTTGCCAGTTGAGCAGGGCAGGACTCAACAGGAGGAACTCCGCATTACTTCTCccttaaacattttttctctccctaCCAATATGCTTTCTGACAGGGTTTCCTGTGTTTAGACACTACCACATTGTTAGACTGGCTCAGACATGACTTTGGCCTGTGCCAGCTGATAATCCTCCTGGCAATTCCCCAGCAGTGTCAGGATGATGCCTGGGCCAGGGGCTGTTCCCAACAGGCAGCTTGCAGAGAGACAGCTGATTTGGATGCATATTAAATAGTTAAATAGCTTTggcctgggcagagctgagggatgACTAGCCTGGCACAATCTGTGCAGCCAAAGGTTGTTTCAGGTGGTGCTTTGGTAGATTGTAAGTGAGCTCTGCTGGTTGGTTACAAAGAGTAGGTGGTTGGTTTTTAGCATGTGCTCCACAGACCACCTGTGGACAGCACAATCCAATCCGTGGAATTACTGGTAAACTCCTTTTAATCCTGCATGTGTATTCTGTGCTGTGGTTATGTGAAGTGGTTCTCCCTGCAAAATGCGGGAGGAGAGGCAGTCAACTACTGTTATTAAGAGGGACTCCTCTTTTCTgtagataagaaaaaaaatcatgtatgCAGTTCAGTCATATTTGCTGCATTGCTTTTTGTCAAGGGCCAGAaagacaaattttatttttcgCTTCACatatttctgctaaaaaatATCCTTCCAGATCTATCAGTTTTCCCATTCTGTTGTTTCTGTTAGATCAATACCAAGTAATACCAAGTTTCTTCCTTAAGATACAGAGGTGTGTTCTGGAAAAACAAGAACACACATGATCTTTCTGTGAATGTTTACAAGAATCGAATACAAGCTATTTGTTGCTGCAGAGAGAACTACTCTGACTTTTAACTGgaaattaataataaagaatGAGTAAGAATATTAATTCTAGCCTAGCAAGGTATTTTAAGAGATCTGGAGAAAAAAGCAGGCAGATGTGCCTGTAAAATGAACCTTCATATCTGAAAGAAGGATTCACCAAACAGATATAAATTGAGCAattaaaagaaatcattaaCTTTGAGCGAGGCAAGTGGCAGCTGCCTGTTTGGATTTGGAACTCTGCTCTGACTATAAACAGGACAGGATTGTTCTCTGGACGCTCCTAGTGTGTAAGTGGAGGAGGGAGTGTCTCCAAAAACAGTGAACTAGTCCAATGGAAAACTGGTCTAGAATAGATTGACTTTGCAGTGCTAAATCTCTGTGTGTACTTggctctcagagctgcctcacTGAAAGCTCAGACGATTGCTCCTACCAGCACCAGAGGAAAATGGGACTAGAAAGATGTTTCTAAATAGGCGTAAATTGCTGTAGAATGGCATTGAGGCTAGACCTGTAAAATCTATGGGGACACTCAAACTCTCTTCCTGGAGTGACTGTGTGAAACTTATTCAAACACCAACAGCTGTCACAGGCTCTGCCTCTCGCTTTGTAGCTTCAGGATGTTTAAAGTGGCCTGACCCCTTCCTGTATTCCAGCAGCTTGGTCTTGCTGCGGTACTACTCGTGTATGTACCTGACAGGGAATAGATCTGCATTCAAAAGAATTGAACTTTTTTTAAGTTCAGATTTATCACATATCTTTATTCTCCTCCTATTCCTTGGGTTGGAAGTGCTAGTTCAGACTTTTCCTGCCAGCATGAGGCAGGCTCCAGAAGTGCAGAGGTACAGGCAGGGCCAACTCCCACCAGCCAGTGAAGCTCTGGCAATGCTGTCAAGCCCAgggcccagctgtgctgtggtgaCCTCACTACAGGAGTGTGATGCAGGCTGTTTGATCTTCCCCACATGTTAGTTGAGTGCTGTGAGTTTTACAGTTAGAGCAGGATATCAGTGGTCTCCTACACTGCAAGTGAAATGTGCTCAATGCCTTGCTCTCCTGTACCCTTGCAGTCTAGGAGGAACTAACAGCCTTTTCTTCACATCTCCACCCTAGATGGATCCCTGCTCTTCCAGCAAGTGCCCCTGGTTGAGATTGACGGGATGAAAATGGTGCAGACCAGAGCCATCATGAGCTACATAGCAGGGAAATACAATCTCTATGGGAAAGACTTGAAGGAGAGAGCCCTGTACGTAACACCTCTATCACTAATGGAGCAGGCTGTTACTCGATAGCTACATTATATAAACCAAATTCAATCCTGTAAATCCAGTATAAAGACATCAAAAAGGCTAACAGTAAGATTTAAACACTGCTTCTCAAATGCTCCTAACAGAATCaggcttttattctttttgaaaaatattcagattttgtTCATGCTTAGTTTTGGCTGTGAAAATTGGCACTCTGTTGGTGATATAAAATTCCTTAAGTTGCCTTAGTTAATTGGAAAATGGATGAAATaacttctgtgcttttttctACCATCTTCCCCTGACCAATAGGATTGACATGTATGTGGAGGGAATATCAGATCTGATGCAAATGATTTTgatgtttcctttctctccacctgatgcaaaggagaaaaatcttgaGTCAATTAAGGAGAGGGCAACTAACAGGTATTTTCCAGTCTTTGAAAAGGTAAGTGACACCAAGTATGTGTCTATCAAATTTGCGATTATCCAAAAAAAGTTTCTGCAAAATAAGGATGTGTTTGTAGTGTAGGTCAGTTCCCAATCCTCAGCTTTTTTGGCTGTCTCAAAAAGGGGAAATacagcagcacatttttctctctttgctggCTTGTGTTGTAAGGGTGTGGTATTTGAACATCTGCAAAGCAGTATGTTTTCAGCTGTACAGAAAAACTTTTCAGTAATGTGCAAGCGAGCGcatgtgattattttttgtgAAGGAATAGTTCTATGCTGATATTTGtttaaagaccatctcattACCATACTTAATTTACTTTGGAAAAGTTTCACTGGAGGAATGCAAAAATCCCTTGCACACAAGTCAGGTAGAGAGACTAGGAGTGCTTTAATAAAACAACAATCACAGATTtataaaacaacaaacccaaccCATATGATTCATACATCTGGCAATATTTCCcacttttgtaatttttatctagttttcttggaaaacaaTGATAAAGGCTGAACATCACACAAGTTCTTAGCATTAAAATAACCTTTTGCCCaaggcagggtttttttttacttagctGTTGCAATTCTGCATTTCTAAGTTTGCTTCCTTATACCAGCATTGGACAGCACTTCACATGAAATATCTAAATGGGAGTTCTATGCATTCCTTACATTGCTTGTTGCTTCCTCCATTACTCCATTATTTCTAATTCTAGGACTGTTACTAATCTACTTAAGCacatggttttgtttcttttctgggtGCCCATCATCATTCATTATTATCGAGTGACCAAGGTTTGTAGTCTGTGTACTAGAacacaaaatgaacaaaacttcattttttcccagcaataatgaaattatttaggCTCAACTACAGTGGAAAAGTCCACCCTGAAATGTCAGGATTCCGGAATATAGAattgctgctcagctctgcagctgagctgtgaggCTTAGCTGCCAAGGATGCCCATGTGTCCCAGTCTCATCTGTGGCTCATGTTTTCTTGTCTTCTCCAGGTTTTGAAACAACATGGCCAAGACTTTCTCGTGGGCAACAAATTCAGCTGGGCAGATGTTCAGCTAATGGAAGCCATTTTAGCAGTGGAGGAGAAagttcctgctgtgctctcagggtTTCCTCAGTTGCAGGTAATTTAATTACTGAGCATGCTGTATTCAGGAGCTAGAGGTCAGCCCTGAAGTAATCATCTCCCCAGGCTGGGTATATTTTTGTGGCCAGAATTTCTCTCTtgttctgttgtttgtttttttttttttttttttcttaggtgtttaaaaccaaaatgagcAATATGCCTACAATTAAGAAGTTCCTGCAGCCTGGAAGCCCAAGGAAACCCCCACCAGATGCCCATTATGTAGAAACTGTGTTGAAGGTTTTTAAGAAATGAAACCCTTGCCCTTTGGTGAGACCCAAAATGCTGGGGGAGtgggggaaagcagagcagcaacCCCATACCCTGAGCCAAAGGAGAAGGAAGCTCAGCAAATTAGTATTATTTTAGTTAAAACCAGTGCTAGAGAAACAAAGCAACCCGTACCAGAAATAAAGCATTCTATTACACTGGCAATGTGATATCAGCTTTGTCTTTATTGATATCAAATGCTTGgcaaaacatgaaaacaaaggcAAAGAACTATTTGTAGGGTAGGGAATTTGTtaagctggaaaaagaaaaattcagagttAGTATTGTCAGAATGTAACTTATTGGAGAAGATATTTTCTACATGAAAAGAAGCTCAGAGTAAGAGCtatggaagagaagagagaagactCACAGGACCACTTTACTCTTTAAAGTAGATTTGTTTCAAGTTGCCATTCTTAAATTTAAAGCTTGTGGGTAAATTGGATTTTTAAGGTCTCTCAGCAAAGATTttgcaaaactgtttttttttttctctataaatcAGGTATTTCAAACCTTGTGAATGATCATGCCAGCTACTCACAAGCTGGTTACAAATACATTAGATCTTGAGAGCAAAGTGTTATGAAAGAAAGGTGCGGTCTGTTTTGCATTCTCTGGCAAGGCAGAGGAGGTTTATTTCTACAGGTTTAGGATAGAACACAGAGCAACAGATACTCAGATTCCATTgaattccaaataaaaatatttgcagcagACAATAACAGTCTTGTGAAGTGGCCTAATGCaacagagaagcagctgcttaGAAGGAAACTGTTCCAACAACTGTCAGTAACCAGATCTGATGCTTAATAGTCTGTGacatgagtgaaaaaaaaaaccaaaaacaaactagaaaaaatATGGGGAAATGAAACCtgagggagaaaacagaagaatacCATTTTCCAGAATAGCTCAGTGAAGTGACATTTCTGAAAGTCAAGTTAGGAGACAGACTGTATTGGACTTAGTTGCCTGAAATCTCAGTGGACActtgtgacaggacaagaaatGTCAGTGTTGGGATAAATCACAATCTGAAGAGTTGTACTCCTCTCCCCTGTAAATGTAGTATCTGCACCATTTATGgtggcttgtcttcattttcttctatcttcactcagagtcaggatttAAAACTTGAAGGAGAcgaattttcttgtgtttggacttggttgtttattaaatcttatctaaagtacaaAGAGTTCTGCAACATTTCTATCTACCAGCTAAAAGCAAGCAGAATGGAGACAAATCTAgcagaaattctgcagaaagcagaatctagctagttacaaggtcttttaaagccaAACACTCCAATAAAGAACTAACATGTACATTAGCTATACTTctgacccaataaccaaactctCCTGACCCGCAGTGCAGCACTAAGTATCCAACTAGAAACTATTACCTGAAATCAGGGGGAAGAAGACACAAAAGACAACACCTAAACCTCTCCATCCTGTCCCATACccattactatattctaaaaccttcaaattcaaaaccctccaccatgtgaaatcacacacttttattttaactacACGCTCATGTCTCTAACTCCATCACCCAAACTTAGAAGCCTTCTCCAAGATCTCAAGCCAAAAGCAGTTCTCTCCTGcaggtcagtgtcagaaagcacagaaagctccaaactcccaggtttctgggttcCAACACTCTCCCCTATCTCTAAGGGAAGGCTGAAGGGACTGGCTTAATCTAAACTTTTAACTACCTCAGTTGAGACATTTTGAGTCATTCAGCTATAACTGAAGAGCATGCTGAGGGATTCCTCCTGAATTTGGACCTATTGGAAGGAGACTGGACAGCTAGACCAGATGTGGGTGTCTACAAAGTTAGGTGAGATGAGGTTCCCCCAGCTGTCTACACTATTGTTAACTGTCAGGCTTGAACTCATGTTTTCCTACCAGGTGGTCACTAGACCCATGATCTCTCCTGGAATTTATAAGGGGCAGGCCTACGAATGGTAAATCCAGACAAGCTACCTAAGAGGCAGTTTGAGTTTGTGAAACTGCCAGATGCACCTTGGTGCAAGTGTCGCTGCATGAAGAACTTCAGTCTTGTCCTACATTATCCTAGGTTCGGTGTCATACGTCATACGTGTCCAGAAGTGTGGAAACGCTatttccagcagtgccagaggctGGACAGAAGACCTTCCCAAAATGTAAGGAGAGGGCAGAGGGACATAGAGCCCTAACTAGAATGGGGTGCTACACAGGGTGCTCTCAGTAAGGGGACCCCTTTGGTGAAGCCTGGCTCCCCCTTACATGCCATATGGGCTAGAATGTTCCACCTGGGGACAAAGAACCTGCTAAAAGACAATACATTGCAGTGGTAACTCTTTTGATGCCCTGTCCTTCTCTAGTGCTATctctaaataaattattaagCTTATTTTATTGTGAAGCATGGAACACATTGATGTAACAAGCACCAACAGTGAGGACTAATAAGATGATGGATCAATTCCAGTTACCAAGCAATGAAGCatgcacaggagggacagggagacaGCGTGCTGTACTGTAACAGCACGTGATGGTTACATAAATATTAACCACATAGATTAGATAGGCTGGAAGGTGCATGAGAGTGTATGCTGTATTGATTTTCTGAAATCCATTCAGTTGTCCAAAGAAAGCAGTCAGGAGTGCAGAGTACAGTTTGCCTTCTGGCACTACACTTCATTCACTGTCCCTTACAGCTGTCTTTGGTGTATATTTTCACTGAGTCATAATCAGGGAAACATTCttcacagataaaaaaattcaaaactgaCCTCAAGCGCAGAGATGAAATTCAGCAGAAGTGTCCTGCAGGAATATACGCTAAGGCATAGAAGATTGTGAAAGATCCTAGCTGACTTTGTTGAAATTACTTGTGTAAAGTGGCAATatgttaaaagtaaaaaaactacataaaatatttgaataaatcGATTGGTGTAGAAGGTagaaggttgttttttttttttaactgagttTTCAGCTGTTATAACTGTTTATAACTAGCATGGtacaaagcaatgaaaatagGAGGCATATTACCATTTTGTGCTGGCACAGATGATTCATTTCTAATGATTATGATGTCTCAACTCTCTTATATTTCTCCATAATCAGCATTAttcaggaatttattttctgtaggtGAGAAGTAACTAAACAGAGGGAGGAGTGAGTTTTCAGCtgttataattatttttacctAGGATGGTACCAAACAATGAAAATAGGAGGCATATTACCATTTTGTGCTGGCACAGACGTTTGTAGTGATCATGACCTCTCATCTATCTTACATTAGTACAGAGTCAGCATTactcaggattttattttctgtaggtGAGAAGTAACTGAACGGAgctatttgattttgtttgctttaagaGAGAGGTTTCCGGTTTGCAGAGAAGTGTTTGGAACATTCGGTGTAGGAGGGGCTACAGAGTTATATAATCTCAAGGCAGAACTGCTGAGAGCTTAGAGTGAGTTACACTGTGCAAAAGGTGAGGTTTGCCTTCTGACACCACACTTCATTCACTGTGCCTTACAGTTGTCTTTGGTGtgtattttcactgaaataatcAGGGAAACATTCttcacagataaaaaaattcaaaatcaaCCCCGATGTACAGTgatgaaattcagcaaaattgTCCTGCAGGAATATACAGTAACTAAGGAAGGGAAGCATGTAAAAGATCCTAGCTGAATTAGTTGATATCACTTGTGTAAAGTGGCAATatgttaaaagtaaaaaaagcaaaaaatatttgaataaaagtGTGATGGgtataaaagtattttttt
This window contains:
- the LOC101817654 gene encoding glutathione S-transferase-like — its product is MSGKPRLTYLNGRGRMEPIRWLLAAAGVEFEEVYLETKEQYDKLIKDGSLLFQQVPLVEIDGMKMVQTRAIMSYIAGKYNLYGKDLKERALIDMYVEGISDLMQMILMFPFSPPDAKEKNLESIKERATNRYFPVFEKVLKQHGQDFLVGNKFSWADVQLMEAILAVEEKVPAVLSGFPQLQVFKTKMSNMPTIKKFLQPGSPRKPPPDAHYVETVLKVFKK